From the genome of Nicotiana tabacum cultivar K326 chromosome 2, ASM71507v2, whole genome shotgun sequence:
TAACATTTCTTTCCAGGCTCTCTCAGGAATTATCAACTTATCAACTCTTTAAAGCTGCATTGATCAAGTTGTTACTGACATCCCAAAGGTTTCGAGCTAAAGCTTCGTCTTGTGCTAGCTTGCTTGGCTCATGCTCATTGCAGTCAACGAAATACTTTCCAGTGACGCCTTTTAGACTTGGATGGAGGGCAACATAGCATGTCGTAGCTGCTCCCTGTCAAATAGAATCATTGTCAATCCCAGTAtgtattttcttcttcaaaaatctaATGACAGTTTACATAATTATTGAAGTATGATTGCCCAGATAGTTCATTCATATTGAACCTTAACTTTATTACATAAAGATATGATATCGTAATGCCTTATTTTGTTGGAGAACAATTCATTTTACCTGGAATTAAAGGTCCACATAGGTGTCCAAACAAATTTAACGTAGATTTAACTCATATACGCTAATAGTGCAAATTCTTTACACAATCAGTGCCTTATAGTAGGTCATTGCCCCTATTTCCTAGTTTATCATCTCATGATCAATAGAGTTGGTTAGACAGTGTACTAAAATTAAACTTATTTAACCTAGCTATCTCGTTGCCAGAAGAGTTAATCCTTTAAAATACTCGAATAGAAGACCACAGAGGCAAAACACTGACTTTTGAACCTATTCAAAATATAGGCGCTTCTTTAATTTCTGATTAAGGTACAAGGGCATTGTTGGGAAGCCATTAACAGAATTTCTTGATTCGTTAATACCAAATTGCCTATAGTATAATCCTCTGCATATTTGTAATATAGTTCTACAGGGAAACTTTGGGATAATTTAGTTAAAAAGACAAAAATTAGCAGATGTCGTTATTCAGCTAATAGGTGCATTCTATTCCTTTAGTTATAGTTGTTCTGATGATGTGTTAGAGTTATAAAGCTTTAAACTCAGTAATGCGGTTAACTTTTTGTGACAACGCATTTTCAGAAAGGTTAAAATCCTTTCCAGGAATTAATTTATTTACCTGAGGGACATTCTTCCACATGAAACAAGTGAAAGCCCTAAAGATTCCTGTCAAAGAAAATACAAGTAAAATTCCTGAAAAATGAGTGTAGTAGAGGCAATCTTTTGTAGAGGTTAATATAGAATACATACTCATTGAAAGACCAGAATGTCTCATGAGGTTTGTCATTATTAAACCTGGATGCACTGAGTTGACAGTTATATTTGCTCCCTCTTCCTGCATTTGAGGACAATATTACACTTTTTTAAAGTATTCTGAGTGTATATCTAGCTGCAAATTCAGGTAAAGATTTTTCATTAGTTATTCACTTAATCTCTTAAATACAAGGAATATGAATAGGTGCAAACTCTCTTATACAGTAAATACATTAATTTTGTTTAAGACCAATATCAATAAATAAAAGTGTCCAATCAACATTTTAAACATGTATATTAGAAGATTTGCTCAATTCAACATGATATTAAAGTACGCGAATATTCTGAATGCGATTCTTACACGACCTATTGTCAGAGAATTTCCACATGCTCGACCACTAGCATGTGAAGTGACATGTTGAAGATTGATATAACATATTACGAGTGTCTGAGCTCTAACTGTTTATACTTTTAAGATAGAGGATTCACACAATCCAACAACTTAAGGTTGTGACACAACATCTCCAAACGCAAACTTGTACATCTTTTCTCTGTGATGGACAACCTAGCCACCAGGAAATATGCCAAGGACGATAGGTTGTTAAGCCATTGGTTTGATGAGCCCATGTGGCCAAGAACCAAAACCAGACTAACAGCAGAGGCCGATCTAGAGCAATTCAGCGAGTTCAACTGAACCGCAATACTTTTAGTTCAAATCACTAATACATAtgtaaaaagatttttaaaatgtAAATATATACTAGATTACCTCCATTTTGAACCTGTTGACTCTAAATCTTGGATTTGCCTATGCTAAGAGAGACATCTAGTTTTGATATTATATCAGTTGCTCCTCATATGGATAGCTTGCAGTAATAAACAAGTTTATTGAGTTACCTGCAAGCGACGAGAAAGTTCATTGGAATGCAATAGGTTGGCTAACTTGGATTGCCCATATGCTAGTCTTTCTTGATAACTGGTTCAAGAAACAACGGTTGGAAGTAAACTAAAGCGATAGTTTTAGTTCACTGTCCTGAAGTGGACAAAAGGTTGATAGGGTAATGTAGTATACCTGCTCTTGTCACTGATTTTGTGAAATTGTATTCCTTCTTTATAGGGGTACTGATGAAGTATTGATGACAGGTTCACAATCCTACCCTGAATACCAGTAGCTTTTGATGTTTCCTTCATTTTGTCTATAAGAAGGTTAGTCAAGTAGAAATGACCTGAAAACCAACAAATAGAGATTTGCGAACTATAAATCAGCAGTGTCGAGAGAGTAGATTTTTCAGGTAAATAATTCAGCCAAAATGTGTATTTCAAGTTACACATTGTAATATATACCTATATGATTTGTGGCGAATTGCGTCTCTATGCCATCTTCTGAAAGCTGAAATGGACAGAACATAATACCTGCATTGTTTCTAATTTGCAAATTCTCATTAGGTAAACATATTGTTCTAGTAAAACTCTATCGAAAAGCACATTGGAGAAAGAGAGCAATTACATTAAGATATTGAGAGGAAGGTTAAGTGCTTTTAATTTATCAGCAAATGCCTTCACTGTTCTAATTGAGCTCAGGTCAAGTTTCTCAACATCGACGCGAGCAGCATTATTGTCCTTCAGAATTTGCTGCTTTGCTTCATTTGCAGCCTCCATATTTCTTGCTGCAATAATGACATGGACATTCCTCAAAGCTAAAACTCTTGCTGTCTCCAAACCGATGCCGCTTGCACCTCCTGTAGTCGCAATGCGCTATCATGACAAAGTTGATTGGAAAATTACCATAAACTGTAAATAAAGTACACCATGAGCCTAACTCAACACCAAACATTAGCACATGAAGTGAGGATTGCCAACTTTCATATCAGGAGGTAAAGATTGCCAAGATCATATAAGGAGATAATTGCTCATCCTCTCAACCCATGAAAACGTTTACTTGAAAATTACAAAACATTCTAAAGAAAATTGATCTTTGACGTAACTCAACCACACAAAACCAGCTCATGAGGTGATTATTGAGAAACTTGACCTGAGGGGATAATCGTTTAATCTCTTCACCCATGCCGGACATGTTAGCCCAAGGGTTCAACAACTCATCTATAGTTTTGATGATAACAAAATTTGAGAATTAAATTTTAATAACGGTGTGTATTCAATTTTACAGGATTGAATTGAGCCAAGCCATGTGCTAGAAATATGATTAAATTCAAATCCTATCTTACGAAATGATATGCTACAAAGTATACTGTCCTTTACTAAGAAGATGCTGAGAGGGTTCCAAGGACTTGATCTAAGATACTAAGGGGATCGACTCAAGGTGCAGTTAAAAAGATTATGACTCTACACTGATTCAAGGAGAGAACGAAGCCAAAAATATTCTTGGAATAAATGGTGTAATATTGGACGCAGAGCCTAGAATTTAGAAGCAAAAAGAATCATTATATCAGTGTTGTAGAAGCCGACAAATACAGAATCAAGATACTACCAAACAAGGCAAGAAAACTGtagatgaagaaaaaaattaaagatcAGCAACGGCTAGTAGAATCAAGAGTGAAGACTGAACTACAAATAGAAAAAGCAATGAAGACAGACTTTTAAAATTCAGTTGCTCTCAAATTGCTTAAACTCAAAAGCTGTCTGTTCATCACCATCCAAAGCTCACAGTGATTTAAATCATGCTGTCTATAATTCCTTGAGCAATTGCTCTCAAATTGCTTATTATTGTGACTCATAGTATTTTTTATGTAGTTTTCaatta
Proteins encoded in this window:
- the LOC107810105 gene encoding short-chain dehydrogenase TIC 32 B, chloroplastic isoform X2, whose protein sequence is MALTAPISPPLLQRIATTGGASGIGLETARVLALRNVHVIIAARNMEAANEAKQQILKDNNAARVDVEKLDLSSIRTVKAFADKLKALNLPLNILINNAGIMFCPFQLSEDGIETQFATNHIGHFYLTNLLIDKMKETSKATGIQGRIVNLSSILHQYPYKEGIQFHKISDKSSYQERLAYGQSKLANLLHSNELSRRLQEEGANITVNSVHPGLIMTNLMRHSGLSMRIFRAFTCFMWKNVPQGAATTCYVALHPSLKGVTGKYFVDCNEHEPSKLAQDEALARNLWDVSNNLINAALKS
- the LOC107810105 gene encoding short-chain dehydrogenase TIC 32 B, chloroplastic isoform X3, coding for MEAANEAKQQILKDNNAARVDVEKLDLSSIRTVKAFADKLKALNLPLNILINNAGIMFCPFQLSEDGIETQFATNHIGHFYLTNLLIDKMKETSKATGIQGRIVNLSSILHQYPYKEGIQFHKISDKSSYQERLAYGQSKLANLLHSNELSRRLQEEGANITVNSVHPGLIMTNLMRHSGLSMRIFRAFTCFMWKNVPQGAATTCYVALHPSLKGVTGKYFVDCNEHEPSKLAQDEALARNLWDVSNNLINAALKS
- the LOC107810105 gene encoding short-chain dehydrogenase TIC 32 B, chloroplastic isoform X1, with the protein product MLKLITGRPGPSGFGSASTAEQITDGIDGSNLTAIVTGGASGIGLETARVLALRNVHVIIAARNMEAANEAKQQILKDNNAARVDVEKLDLSSIRTVKAFADKLKALNLPLNILINNAGIMFCPFQLSEDGIETQFATNHIGHFYLTNLLIDKMKETSKATGIQGRIVNLSSILHQYPYKEGIQFHKISDKSSYQERLAYGQSKLANLLHSNELSRRLQEEGANITVNSVHPGLIMTNLMRHSGLSMRIFRAFTCFMWKNVPQGAATTCYVALHPSLKGVTGKYFVDCNEHEPSKLAQDEALARNLWDVSNNLINAALKS